In Saccharomyces eubayanus strain FM1318 chromosome XIII, whole genome shotgun sequence, one DNA window encodes the following:
- the STL1 gene encoding glucose-inactivated glycerol proton symporter STL1, translated as MTESKLSKLKARFINRTSHWGLTGQKLRYFITITSMTGFSLFGYDQGLMASLITGKQFNYEFPATKENGDHDRHATVVQGATTSCYELGCFAGSLFVMFYGEKIGRKPLILMGSIVTIVGATISTCAFRDYWALGQFIIGRVVTGIGTGLNTSTIPVWQSEMSKAENRGLLVNLEGSTIAFGTMIAYWIDFGFSYTNSSVQWRFPVSMQIVFALFLFAFMINLPESPRWLISQSRTEEARYLVGTLDDADPNDEEVVTEVAMLHDAVNRTKHENHSLSNLFSRGKSQNLQRALIAASTQFFQQFTGCNAAIYYSTVLFNKTIKLDYRLSMIIGGVFSTIYALSTIGSFFLIEKLGRRKLFLLGATGQAVSFTITFACLVKDNEENAKGAAVGLFLFITFFGLSLLSLPWIYPPEIASMKVRASTNAFSTCTNWLCNFAVVMFTPIFIEQSGWGCYLFFAVMNYLYIPVIFFFYPETAGRSLEEIDIIFAKAYEDGTQPWRVANNLPKLSLQEVGDHGNAFGSYDEESEKDDFAEDRVEDTDNQLNGDSSSSFSNIKNENNS; from the coding sequence ATGACAGAATCAAAATTATCGAAGTTAAAGGCCAGATTTATTAACAGAACCAGTCATTGGGGGCTGACGGGTCAGAAACTGCGGTACTTCATAACCATCACGTCTATGACAGGGTTTTCCCTGTTTGGATACGACCAAGGGTTGATGGCGAGTCTGATTACTGGTAAACAGTTTAATTATGAATTTCCGGCCACGAAAGAAAATGGCGACCATGACAGACACGCAACTGTTGTGCAGGGCGCTACTACTTCCTGTTATGAATTGGGCTGTTTTGCAGGCTCGTTATTTGTTATGTTCTACGGTGAAAAGATTGGTAGGAAACCACTTATCCTGATGGGTTCTATAGTCACTATTGTCGGTGCAACTATCTCTACATGCGCGTTTCGTGATTACTGGGCATTGGGTCAGTTCATTATTGGCAGAGTTGTCACGGGCATTGGTACGGGCTTGAATACCTCTACCATTCCTGTTTGGCAATCCGAAATGTCTAAGGCAGAAAATAGAGGTTTGCTGGTTAATTTGGAGGGTTCTACAATTGCATTTGGTACCATGATTGCTTACTGGATTGATTTTGGGTTTTCTTACACAAACTCTTCTGTTCAATGGAGATTCCCTGTATCAATGCAGATTGTTTTCGCCCTCTTTCTCTTTGCTTTCATGATTAATTTACCTGAATCACCACGCTGGTTGATTTCCCAAAGTCGAACTGAAGAAGCTCGCTACTTGGTAGGAACGCTAGATGATGCAGACCCAAATGATGAGGAGGTTGTGACAGAAGTTGCCATGCTTCACGATGCTGTTAACAGGACTAAACACGAGAATCATTCTTTATCCAATCTGTTCTCTAGAGGTAAATCCCAAAACTTGCAGAGAGCTTTGATCGCTGCTTCCACCCAATTTTTCCAGCAATTCACTGGTTGTAATGCTGCTATATATTATTCTACTGTGTTATTCAACAAGACCATCAAGCTGGACTATAGGCTATCTATGATTATAGGTGGGGTGTTCTCAACGATCTATGCCCTCTCTACTATTGGatcgtttttcttgattgaaaaattaggTAGACGTAAGCTGTTTTTATTGGGTGCTACTGGCCAAGCTGTTTCATTTACAATCACATTTGCATGTTTGGTTAAGGATAATGAAGAGAATGCAAAGGGTGCTGCTGTTggtttgttcttgttcatcaccttttttggtttaTCTTTGTTATCGTTACCATGGATATATCCGCCAGAAATTGCGTCTATGAAAGTTCGCGCATCAACCAATGCTTTTTCCACATGTACAAATTGGTTGTGTAACTTTGCAGTCGTCATGTTTACCCCAATATTTATCGAACAATCAGGGTGGGGCTgttatttattctttgcTGTCATGAATTATCTGTACATTCCAgttatcttctttttctaccCTGAAACTGCTGGTAGAAGTTTGGAAGAAATCGACATCATCTTTGCCAAGGCTTACGAGGATGGCACTCAACCATGGAGAGTTGCCAATAACTTGCCCAAATTATCCTTGCAAGAAGTCGGTGATCACGGTAATGCCTTCGGTTCATATGACGAGGAATCGGAAAAGGATGATTTTGCTGAAGACAGGGTAGAAGACACTGATAACCAACTTAATGGTGATAGCTCTTctagtttttcaaacataaaaaatgaaaacaactCCTAA
- the PAD1 gene encoding phenylacrylic acid decarboxylase PAD1 — protein sequence MFLLPRRASSALLKTPGLSARFPLLIRGISNSSTSLSHTLPKEDARVSVSPSRPKRIVVAITGATGVALGIRILQILKALSVETHLIISKWGAATMKYETDWEPHDVAALATKTYSVRDVSACISSGSFQHDGMIVAPCSMKSLAAIRIGFTEDLITRAADVSIKENRKLLLVTRETPLSTIHLENMLSLSKIGVTIFPPVPAFYTRPKSMDDILEQSAGRILDCFGIHSDTFPRWEGIKSK from the coding sequence ATGTTTCTATTACCTAGAAGAGCTAGTTCAGCTTTATTGAAAACCCCAGGACTCTCTGCAAGATTCCCTTTGTTAATTAGAGGCATTTCAAACTCTTCCACTTCCCTCTCGCATACCTTGCCAAAAGAAGATGCTAGGGTATCGGTATCTCCTTCAAGACCAAAGAGGATTGTTGTCGCGATTACTGGCGCTACTGGTGTTGCTTTAGGAATCAGAATTCTTCAGATACTGAAGGCGTTGAGCGTCGAAACCCATTTGATAATATCAAAGTGGGGTGCTGCTACAATGAAGTATGAAACAGATTGGGAACCACATGACGTGGCAGCCTTGGCAACTAAGACATATTCTGTCCGGGACGTATCCGCATGTATTTCATCTGGATCTTTCCAACACGATGGTATGATTGTGGCGCCATGCTCAATGAAGTCCTTAGCTGCGATTAGAATCGGATTCACCGAGGATTTGATTACGAGAGCTGCTGATGTTTCAATTAAGGAGAACCGAAAGCTACTGCTGGTTACCCGAGAAACTCCTTTATCCACCATTCACCTTGAAAACATGCTTTCCCTAAGTAAGATTGGTGTTACGATTTTTCCCCCAGTTCCCGCATTCTATACAAGGCCTAAAAGTATGGACGACATATTGGAACAAAGTGCCGGTAGAATCCTGGATTGCTTTGGTATCCACTCTGATACTTTTCCTCGATGGGAAGGCATAAAGAGTAAGTAG
- the FDC1 gene encoding putative phenylacrylic acid decarboxylase FDC1 has product MSQLQPALKFRDFIQVLKDEDDLVEITEEVDSNLEVGAIMRKAYESHLPAPLFRNVKGASKDLFSILGCPAGLRSKEKGDHGRIAHHLGLDPKTPIKEIIDYLLECKDKEPLPPKIVSVSSAPCKEHVLSEGEVHLDSLPAPYLHTSDGGKYLQTYGMWILQTPDKKWTNWSIARGMVVDDKHITGLVIKPQHIRQIADAWAAIGKGDEIPFALCFGVPPAAILVSSMPIPEGESESDYIGAILGEAVPVVKCETNDLLVPATSEMVFEGTLSLKQTHIEGPFGEMHGYVFEGQAHPCPMYTVKAMTYRDNAILPVSNPGICTDETHTLIGSLVATEAKKLAIDSGLPVLDAFTPYEAQALWLVLKVDLKKLQALKTTPEEFCKKVGEIFFRSKVGFIIHEIVLVAEDIDIFNFKEVFWAYVTRHTPVADQMTFDDVTSFPLAPFVSQSPRSKTMKGGKCVTNCIFRQQYERDFEYVTCNFEKGYSKELVDKVNENWKTYGYK; this is encoded by the coding sequence ATGAGTCAATTACAACcagctttgaaatttagAGACTTTATTCAAGTGCTCaaggatgaggatgatcTAGTTGAAATCACTGAAGAGGTCGATTCAAATCTAGAGGTAGGTGCTATCATGAGAAAAGCGTATGAATCTCACTTACCAGCTCCACTATTTAGGAACGTTAAAGGCGCTTCGAAGGATCTTTTTAGCATTTTAGGTTGCCCAGCCGGCTTGAGAAGTAAAGAGAAAGGTGATCATGGCAGAATTGCTCATCATCTCGGGCTCGACCCAAAGACACCgatcaaagaaatcataGACTACTTGCTAGAATGTAAAGACAAGGAACCATTGCCTCCAAAGATAGTTTCTGTGTCATCTGCTCCTTGCAAGGAACACGTCCTCTCTGAAGGTGAAGTTCATTTAGATAGTCTTCCAGCACCATACTTGCATACTTCTGATGGTGGCAAGTATTTGCAAACGTATGGAATGTGGATTCTTCAAACTCCAGATAAGAAGTGGACTAATTGGTCCATTGCTAGAGGTATGGTTGTCGACGACAAGCATATCACAGGTCTGGTAATTAAACCACAACATATTAGACAAATTGCTGATGCTTGGGCAGCCATCGGTAAAGGAGATGAAATTCCATTTGCGCTATGTTTTGGTGTTCCTCCAGCAGCTATCTTAGTCAGTTCAATGCCAATTCCTGAAGGTGAATCTGAATCTGATTATATCGGTGCAATTTTGGGCGAGGCAGTGCCGGTAGTTAAGTGTGAAACCAACGACTTGTTGGTTCCTGCAACAAGCGAAATGGTTTTTGAGGGTACATTGTCCTTAAAGCAAACCCATATCGAAGGCCCATTCGGCGAAATGCATGGATACGTTTTTGAGGGACAGGCTCATCCGTGTCCAATGTATACTGTCAAAGCCATGACATACAGAGACAACGCCATTTTACCTGTATCAAACCCAGGTATCTGTACGGACGAAACTCATACTTTGATTGGTTCATTAGTGGCTACCGAAGCCAAGAAGCTTGCTATAGATTCTGGCTTACCAGTTCTCGACGCTTTTACTCCATACGAAGCTCAAGCTTTGTGGTTGGTTTTGAAGGTGgatttgaagaagctgCAAGCACTAAAGACTACACCCGAGGAGTTCTGCAAGAAGGTTggtgaaatattttttagATCGAAAGTTGGATTCATCATCCATGAGATAGTTCTAGTCGCAGAAGATATCGACATATTCAATTTCAAGGAGGTTTTCTGGGCTTATGTTACCAGACATACCCCTGTTGCAGACCAGATGACTTTCGATGACGTCACCTCTTTCCCTTTGGCTCCCTTTGTTTCCCAGTCACCTAGAAGTAAGACTATGAAAGGTGGGAAGTGTGTTACGAACTGCATTTTTAGACAGCAATATGAGCGCGATTTTGAATACGTCACTtgtaattttgaaaaggggTATTCGAAGGAATTAGTTGATAAAGTTAACGAAAATTGGAAGACGTATGGCTACAAGTGA
- the FDH1 gene encoding formate dehydrogenase (NAD+) codes for MSKGKVLLVLYEGGKHAQEQEKLLGCIENELGVRKFIEEQGYXLVATTDKDPEPTSTVDKELKDAEIVITTPFFPAYISRNRIAEAPNLKLCITAGVGSDHVDLEAANERKITVTEVTGSNVVSVAEHVLATILVLIRNYNGGHQQAIDGEWDIAGVAKNVYDLEDKVISTVGAGRIGYRVLERLVAFNPKKLLYYDYQELPTEAVNRLNAASELFNGRGNIVQRVEKVEDMLAQSDVVTINCPLHKDSKGLFNKQLISHMKNGAYLVNTARGAICVAEDVAEAVRSGKLAGYGGDVWDKQPAPKNHPWRSMDNKDHVGNAMTVHISGTSLDAQKRYAQGVKNILNSYFSKKFDYRPQDVIVQNGTYATRAYGQEKKSL; via the coding sequence ATGTCAAAGGGAAAAGTTTTGTTAGTTCTTTACGAAGGTGGTAAACACGCtcaagagcaagaaaaacTATTGGGATGTATTGAAAACGAACTTGGCGTTAGAAAATTCATCGAAGAGCAGGGATACRAATTGGTCGCCACCACTGACAAGGACCCTGAGCCAACTTCAACGGTAGACAAAGAATTAAAAGATGCCGAAATTGTCATTACAACGCCTTTCTTCCCAGCGTACATCTCGAGAAACAGGATTGCCGAGGCACCTAACTTAAAGCTTTGTATTACCGCTGGTGTTGGATCTGATCATGTCGATTTGGAAGCTGccaatgaaagaaaaatcacGGTCACCGAAGTCACTGGTTCCAATGTTGTCTCCGTCGCAGAACACGTTCTGGCCACGATCTTAGTTTTGATAAGAAACTACAATGGTGGTCACCAACAGGCGATTGATGGTGAGTGGGATATCGCTGGTGTAGCCAAAAACGTATATGACTTGGAAGACAAAGTTATCTCAACAGTTGGTGCAGGCAGAATTGGTTACAGAGTTCTCGAAAGATTGGTTGCTTTCAATCCTAAGAAGCTACTGTACTATGACTATCAGGAGTTACCTACCGAAGCGGTCAATAGATTGAACGCGGCCAGTGAACTTTTTAATGGTAGAGGCAACATTGTCCAAAGAGTGGAAAAAGTGGAGGACATGCTTGCCCAGTCGGATGTCGTTACCATAAACTGCCCTTTGCATAAAGATTCAAAGGGTTTGTTCAACAAGCAGCTCATTTCTCACATGAAGAATGGGGCTTACTTGGTTAACACCGCTAGGGGTGCCATTTGTGTCGCCGAAGATGTCGCGGAAGCAGTCAGATCTGGAAAATTGGCAGGCTACGGCGGTGATGTCTGGGATAAGCAACCAGCACCAAAAAACCATCCTTGGAGATCTATGGATAATAAGGACCATGTAGGAAATGCGATGACTGTTCATATTAGCGGTACCTCTCTGGATGCTCAAAAGAGATATGCTCAAGGTGTAAAAAACATTTTGAACAGCTActtttccaagaaatttgACTACCGTCCTCAGGATGTTATTGTTCAGAACGGTACCTACGCCACAAGAGCCTATGGTcaggaaaaaaagtcttTATGA